One Coffea eugenioides isolate CCC68of chromosome 2, Ceug_1.0, whole genome shotgun sequence genomic window, GGCTTGAATTGCTAATTTTGTTAATCCCACATCGCACTTAAGCATATAATACTAAAGCAACTAAAAAAAGCCATTCTCCATCAAAGTAGAAAAACCTAATGTTATTCCACATATAGATGGTATTTATTATGTAAATCAGCCTAACTATGATAGATGAACTTCCGTTTAAGAGGGATTTGTAAGAAGCTTAGGGTGATTAAAAGCGTGTTTTTTTAAGTTCAAGAAAGACACGACAGTGGCTTGAATTGCTAATTTTGTTAATCCCACATCGCACTTAAGCATATAATACTAAAGCAACTAAAAAAAGCCATTCTCCATCAAGCGCCGTCACCCTAAATGGGATGGCTGGCATTGAAGTTGATCAATTGGATGCATTTCCATTGCTATGCCGGCTAATACATTGCCACCTGATATGGGTGGGGTAGCATCAAGTACAAccaactcttttttcttttgttcttttttgctGGTTCAAATTTTTAGATATGGAAAAAAAGCTAACCCATGCTTCTGTTAACCATTAAGAAAAAACAAGCTAAATTCAAGGTAGTTTTCAACGTTGCCATTAAATTCTTTCAAAGAACAATTGTTCCAGCTCTGTgccaaatttaatttaattcttCCATTTGGTATTTCTTGGAGAGACTTTTTGTTTCGGTTACAGAACATTCCATGAATTTTTAGGTTCCTTTCAATTGCCTGGAGAAGGCCGGATGAGGGTTACTTTAAATTAAACACGAATGGTTCTTCGCAAGCGTGGATGGTGGCAGAATTCTTAGGGATTCTTGTTGTGATATGGCCTTTGCTTTCTCTGACTATTAAGGCAGGTTGACATCTCTTCAGGCAGAAGTTAGAGCTCTTTGCACGGGATTGGAGATCTGTCCTTGCAGAGGGTTTTCTTCTTTGGTATTGGAAGTTGATTCTAAGGTTCTATGGGATGTTTTGGTGTCTAAATCCGTTGGTCCTCCCTCTATCCGATCGGTCATAAGGAAGATTCGATCGTTCgattttcctcttcattttgttCAACATTGTTTTTATCATAATACCACATCGATCTTAGATGCAGTTTTTATCCTTCTCATTACAGACAATATAATCTGTATGGCTTGTCACCCCACAAAGGGTGGGGTGGCTGGAATTAACTGGAAAATTGAAATGTGATCACCCCCTAGCAGCAGGTGGAGTTGCTTGCAATTGCATGGCATAGATGTCCAAGGTGAGGTGGTAGCATTATCTATGAATTTGAATCCATCTATATGTTCAAGTAGTTGCATTGCATGTTATCAATGAATCTGAATCAATCTATAGGGTAAAGTAGTTGCAGTGCTCGTAGCGGCCAAGACATAAGTAGCACCCACCCCACCCACCCTATATGGGTGgtgtaatttttttcctttgagaataatttcaaaaacctcacTTGAGGTTTCGGACAGCTGCACTGGCAATTTCAGATACCTCCTCTGCCATAACATTGGGTCCTAATGCTTACATCAGACTCAGTGAAATAAATGTAGTAGTTGTACTCTATAAGGTGTTTGGCAACTACATGGacttaatcaattaaatcagtAATTGACTGAATAAATAGAAATAATCACAAATTTAGAActaaaataaatttctaaataatAACAATTTAgaactaaaaaaatttttaacgTGCGATTACAGTTGAAATATTTGTTTAAACCTTTAATAAGGCTTAAAAGGGCCATATTTTGTTATACCAGTTCATGATTGAAACTAGTTTACTTATTACATGTTAAGCAATTCCACCCAATTCTTGAATCTAAACATTCTAGAATTTACTTTCTAATTGTTTGTTGTTGCTGCTATATAAGTATTCTCAAAAGTAGACGTTAGAGAAAGCCGTTTTAACATCTACTTTTGCCATTGGGTGTTGTACAGACAGATTTTATATGTGATACCTTTAGAACATGGAAAGGTATATTCTTAAATGGTAGCAAATTCACAACAGTTATTATGTCATTTCAAAGTATGATATATTGATATTTTTACTTTGCTTGCAATATTTCTAGGTCTAATGGGAGAGGCTCAAGTTGCATTCTGTGGACTTTAACAGATGAGTTTGAGAAGTGGCTTAACAGACTTTAACTGATGGCGAGTGAACTCATAGCTGTTTATGCTTAATGAACATGAATTTGTGTTGCATGTAATAGTTATACCAAGTGTCAAAATAGAGGAATGTAACATGATAGTCTTCTTTTCAGCTACTATTTGGGCAAACTGTATATGCTGCCTATGTGAAAAGGGTGCAAGTTTGCTCCTGCCATAGGTATCTAGCTTTCCTTGACAAGCTTGTGATGATTTGAGGTTGTATATTAGTTTTTGAAATGCTTGTCATGTGATTCATCTTATTGATGTGCTTTAGTAATTGGCTTGTGTTACCTAATGAgatcaattttctttttatttttcaattcatATACACACTACAAATGCTTTATAGGCATCCATGGTAAATTGTCACCGCGCGATGCGTGGTCCATGCCTCCCAGTACTTCATAATTCGGCTAATTTGCAATTACAGTACTACAAATATATCCAGGTGATGTGATTGTGCATTGACATGATGATGCTTAAGCTCTGAAATTTTTTTCTAAGTTCCCGTTTGGGAATGCCACAATTTTGTTACTCGTGTCATAAAATAAAGCATAATTTAATGATCAAAATAAGAATTAATTTTGTGATGGATCATTATTTACAACAATGTAGTGCATAGTAATGCCATGAAAGAATTGTAACAAGTAAGGGaaatatgaaaaaataaaaaagagaagtaaaagaaaaaataaaaataaacatataataTGAGAGTGATTTCATGCTTAAACATAAATTAGGTGGTAATTTGAGCATACAATTCTTTAAGGTACAAAGTGCAAATTGGGTTACAGTTCATAGAGGTGAATTACCATTGCTAGCTTAAAGGTCCGGGTATCAATTCATGAAACCATCGTCTTTGAATTTTAGTTCAAAGAGAAAagaacttcaaagataacattCAAAGGCAAAGTGATCTTGGAACCAGAAGTTATGAGTTCTTAATAGTTAGTGCAATTAACCATTGGATCAGGGGCCTTATAAGTTccaattcaaatcaattttccCTTAGAGTGTAAATAGGAATAGATTTGGGTAGGATGTAAATTGATTGTATTAcagaataaaaaattataaaaggtCTATTTTATCCTCAATTGATCTGAAAGGGAACTTGTGAAACCCATGATCTTAATCCTTTAATAGTATCACAGCCCAACTACACTTGAGTATTTCTTGAATCTTGTGTGTATATTTGGATTTTGGATGTCCAACCAATGTAAACTCTACCGAAATATTGGACGAGAATTCAATACAATTGTATTTTGTGCGGTTTCATTCGGTCATTATATATGTTCAAAGTTTTGGTGTATAAATACATCATAATAATAtatgttaaatattttatttatatatatcaaTTTTATTTCGAATGTAATATTGTAATGTAATTGTGTATCAAGTAATATAAAAAGTGCAATAATCAAGCTCAGCCGTTCCAAACTCTAAGTGCAACGAGTCCTCTCTGCCAAATGCTATACAAAATCTTTATTGAACAACACAAAGGAAAGTGGAGTCCGAGAGAAATACAATTTGTTGTATGTTTTTTCGGATTAGGAtgacaaaagaaatctttagCATTTACATTTCTTATTACTTGCAAATTTCCTTAATAAATGCAAAACTGTAGCCTAGTCAATACATCCAAACCCTGATTAGACCAGCAGAAAGCAATGTATGAATGTGACCTTAAGACTCGTACCTGTGTTTAACAACTGCAGTATTCGTTCATATCAACATAAATCAGAGGGTTCTTCTCAGGTTGCACCCccttaatttttaaaaaattgtaaaataggctataaattttagattttttagTATTGTTCCTCTCTTGCCCCTCTGAATTTTGATAATATTCCTTTTAATCCTGCAACTCCCCCCTCGAAGGTGTTAAAACTTTTTACAATTGCTCTTACCATTTCTAATGACAACGTCAAACAAAATATATTACAAAATGctacttttttttcattttaatgtTTTATAAATGTCCAATAATACAAATTACAAGTTACAAGCAAAACGAACATTCTTTTGACAGTGCAATTCTATGTATATTATTAGTCTAGTTTATATACTAGATCTTTACATCTTGTAGTTTTATGCACATTTTAAAATTCTATGCAATTTTATAAAATAACATGACATGATAACTATTGTAAATGGTTAATGACAAGCagtaaataacttttttttaaaaaaaattgtagtgTTAAGTAAATTGATTGGTGTACTTATATCAAATTTTTATggaaaatttgccaaattggtccctaacattttaaaaaaaaacttttttagttcctaacatttaaaattagctaaaatagtccctaacatataaattatgagcCAGTTTGATCCTAATGCCCGTATTTGCTCATTTCTGTAGCTAAAAATAGCACACTTTTTTCATGTGGACATaatttcaagggcaaaattggaaAGCACACTTCATTTCCCTCTAAAAGCAAAAGTGCACGGAACCACCACTCTTTTTTCACCTTTTCCCCTCAATTACAGCAACAATTCTCACACTTAACATTAAATTTGTTTTGGAGAGGTCAAATGCATAAGTGCAACGCTATTCTTTGGAAATTCCACTGGCTCAATCATTCCTTCGACCTCTTTAGCCGTAACCACTGCAGAACCGGAAAGCATATGATTAATGATAGCAGAAAGTCATCTCATCCGGGAGTTCTTTTGCAGCAGCATCAGCCTCATGTTAAGAAGATTGTGGCCCCTCACTGCCCTGCGCCCACCACTTTTTCATTATTATTCTCTCTACCTTCCACCAGCAATAGCAATGACCTTCGCTTTTAGGCTTCTAGGCTCCGTTTTCCTCCGCTTGCACTCAGTTTCTTGGGCTCCAGAGCCATTGTACAGCAAACAGAGCTTGACCCTGACACATTAAGCTTAATTTCTTTCAAGGATTCTCTTGAAAATCCGCAGCTTTTGACTTCGTGGACACTTGCTGTTGTCGAAACGACCACAACAATGTTAACACTATCTGCTTGAGTCGTGCGTAGCActgtcctaagaaactatttcatGAAATTGAAATGTCTCCCCAATATTAAACAAGCCTTCTTCTATTTGTTGCGAACAAGAAAGACAAGCTTTCTTCTTGTTGCAAACTAGAAGGACCAGAACTAGCAAATTAAAACCAGCAGATATAGAGAGAGAAGATGAGAACAGAATTGCCAGGAAGGTATCAACTGACagaaataaaagagagagagagatatagAGCAGTTATCAGAAAGATATCAACTGAAGCTGCTGGGGTGATTTTCTGAGGAGGGAATGGTCCTATTTATAGACTTCAGAATGAGGTGCAACCCTTCTCACTTCCGATGTGGGACAAAGACTGCAACTCTTCTCACTTCTCAATGTGGGACTGAGAAAGCAGTACTTCTCATTTTTCGATGTGGGACaaagaatattttgaaatactATATATTTTACAACAATCTCCTTCctatttcaaaaaattctttGGATAAAGAAAGAATTTTAAAAGTACTCTGCTGGATTTGGTTGAAATGTAATTAGATTGGtgtcttttggactatgaaccaAACATAGATTGATAAAACATGATCTACAGAATTATTGGTGAAATATAAATTTCTATGAACCAATAACTCTTGATGTATGACAGAGATTTTATCAATCACATTGCAACCCATAATTTGCTGTTGACGCGGTTTTACGCTTTTAGGCCGTGCGCCCGCCTGGTTATTTCATGAGAGCTCTAAAGATTTGACCAATGAATCTTATAGGAGCAGCCCCACTCCACTCTCATATAGGTGAATTCATCAAGTGTATATTGCTTTAACTACACCTCCCTAATGGAATATGAATTCATTAAGAGTTTTAACTCATCCTCACAATTACTCAAAGCACTTATCTCTGGAGGGACttaaatttgaagtgttttACCATCAATATTGACTTGTTATTACCCATATGAACCTACTTCATGGGATCACCAATCACATAGGTTGGGTTACCATCTCTATTGACAACTTGTTGGTCGAAGTCCCATTTCTTTTGTAGTTTGAAGaatcaatttttttcctatGGGTTTAGTCAGAGGATCGGCCAAATTCAACTCTGACTTTACATAATCAATGGAAATAATTCCATCTCTAAGCAGCTGCTTTACGACATCATGTCTCAATCTCATGTGTCGACTTTTACAATTATacgatttattttttttgtaataacaataGCCGCTTGACAGTCACAGTGTATAGACACAGGAGGCAACAGATCCTTAATAGAAGGAATATTGACTAAGAAATTCCTTAGCCCATCAGCCTCAGAACTAGTCAACTCCAAAGCTATAAACTCTGACTCCATGGTTGACCTAGCAATGATTGTCTACCTGGCTGACTTCCATGCTACTGCACCACCACCAATGGTGAACACATAACCACTAGTGGATTTTGTATCATTTGAATCAGAGATCCAATTAGTATCACTGTAACACTCTAATACAATGGAAAATCCACTATACAGAATACCAAAATTCATGGTacctctcaaatatttcatcaGTCTGACTAATGCAAACCAATGCTCACAGTTGGAATTATGAGTATATCTACTCAGTTTACATACAGCATAAGCTATATCCGGTCTAATGAAATTCATCAGATGCATCAGACTCCCAATAATCTGAGCATATTTAGACTGAGCAATTGGAtcaccattatttttctttaactgAGTGTTAGCGTCAAAAGGAGTACTAACAGGTGTCACatcataattttcaaacttcCTAAGAAGTCTCTCTGTATAATGTTCTTGTGACAACATTATACCATCACCTCTCCTTATGATTTTAACACCCAATATCATTTTGGCTTCACCCATatctttcatatcaaaattAGAAGACAAAAAATATTTAGTACTATTTACAATATCTAGACTAGTACCAAATATaagcatgtcatccacataCAAATTGATTATCACATATTGATCATTTGTAATTTTGACATATACACATTTATCCACTTCTACAGACGAGAATCCATCTTTTATCAatacttgatcaaatttctcatgccactgtttaggagcttgttttagaccataaagagatttaattagtttactaACCTTATTTTCTTGTCCAAATACAATACATCCCTCAGGTTGAaacatataaatttttttttctaaatcaCCATTTAAAAAGACTGTTTTGACATCCTTTTGATGAATAATAAATTTATGAAtagaaactaaagcaaataaaactcgAATAGACGCAATTCTAGTTACTGGTGCAAATGTATCAAAATAGTCAatattttgtttttgagaaaaccTTTTTGCTATTAAACGAGCTTTGTACTTTTCTATAGAGCCATCagagttatattttcttttaaaaaaccATTTGCAACCAATAGGTTTTGCATCAGGAGGTAAGTCAACCAAAATCCAAGTTTTATTTATCAAGATAGAATCAATTTCATATTTAATTGcttctttccaaaatttacaATCAGGAGAAGAAATAGTATCGGAGTATGTTAAAGGATCATTATCAATAAGAAAAATTTGGATATCATTTCCAtatgaaaattcttttcttggccttttgctccttcttaattcctcaattgGAATAATTTCCTTATTTATTTCAACAGGTGCATGAGAAATTTTACTAGACAatagaaaaatatgttcaaaaaATTCAGTATTCTTTGTCTCAATAATTGTATTACAATCCAGCACATCACTTCTTAAAACAATAAATCTATATGCAGCACTATGTTCAGGATATCCAATAAACATACAATCAGAAGTTTTAGAacctaattttcttttcttaggttCAGGCAATAATACTTTAGCAAGACATCCCCatactttcaaatatttcaaattagGTTTATAATTTTTCCATAACTCATAAGGGGTTTTGCCAGTTTTTTTAAGAGGTATCCTATTTTGTAAGTGACATGCAGACAAGATAGTTTCTCCCCATAAATTATCAGGAGCATGAGAACTAACTAACATAGAATTCATCATTTCTTTTagtgttctattttttctttcagctACTCCATTAGATTCGAGTGAATAAGGAGGTGTTATTTCGTATATTATGCCTTCATgttcacaaaatttatctaaGACTAAATATTCGCCTCCTCTATCAGACCTAATTCTTTTTATCCTTTTATTAAGTTGATTTTCTACTTCGGACTTATAGGATAAAAAGGCATTGTGAGTATCATCTTTATTTCTTAGTAAATAAAGTTTAGTGTATCTAGAGTAATCATCTATAAATGTAACATAATATCTTTTACCTCCTATAGTCATAGTTTGTTTCAAATCATCTCAGTCTGTGtgaattaaatttaataattcAGTTTCTCTTTGGACACTTACACATATTTCACATTTGTCCATTTTATCATTAATACCAGAAATTAACCCACTagattgcattttctttatataACTTGCATTAATATGTCCTAATTTAGCATGCCataaagaaattgaatcaaCAATATAAGCAGATGAAAATGCATTTTCATTGATCACATTTGAAAGAATTTGTAAAACAGTATACCGACATACCTTATTGGCATATTGCCAAGATTCTTGCATCTTGACATTCGTAGTTGTAGGTGATTGTATTTCTGTCGGTGCATAAGCTACTCCATGAATGTCAAGTAGAGAGTAGACACATTCTTGCCACCCTTTTGAAGTTTTCGTCAACAAAAACCTCAATTCTAGAGACGTCAGGAAATGGTTTCACAAAAGGTAGTGTGACTGCAACTGCTGCGGAGGATGGTTGTGGGGTGTTAACACTGTCGGAGGCCATAGTTTCTTAGATTGTTGTCGAAACGGCCACAACAATGTTAACACTATCTGCTTGAGTCGTGCGTAGCACTGTCCTAAGAAATTATTTCATAAAATTGAAATGTCTCCCCAGAATTAAACAAGCCTTCTTCTATTTGTTGCGAACAAGAAAGACAAGCTTTCTTCTTGTTGCAAACTAGAAGGACCAGAACTAGCAAATTAAAACCAACAGATATAGAGAGAGAAGATGAGAACAGAATTGTTAGGAAGGTATCAACtgacataaataaaagagaaagagagagagatagagcaGCTATCAGAAAGATATCAACTGAAGCTGCTGGGGTGATTTTCTGAGGTGGGAATAGATCCTATTTATAGACTTCAGAATGAGGTGCAACCCTTCTCACTTCCGATGTGGGACAAAGACTACAACTCTTCTCATTTCTCAATGTGGGACAAAAAAAGCAATACTTCTCGTTTTTCGATGTGGGACaaagaatattttgaaatactataaatttatattttacaaCACTTGCAACTTCATATTGTCGTTGGCAGGGTGTGTATTGTCAAAAACGCCGAGTTATCTCTCTCGTTCTTCCGAGTTGCTCCCTCAGAGGACCACTATCTCTCTCTATTTTCAACCTCCCCAACCTCATTGTACTTGACTTCTCGTCCAACTTGTTCTATGGTGAAATCTCACCCCGAATTGCTTCACGTCAAAGGCTCAAAGTCTTAGACTTTGGTGGTAATCAGTTGTTCGGCGAGTTACCAAGCCAACTGGGTGGGTTGACTCGTCTTGAAATCCTCACCCTCGGTCCCAACCTGTGCACTTTTGCTTTTAGAGGGAAATGAAGTGTGCTTTTCAATTTTGTCCTTGAAATTATGCCCACATGAGAAAAACGTACTATTTTTAGTCGGAGAAATGAGTAAATACGGGCATTAGGACCAAACTGgctcataatttatatgttagggACTACTCtggctgattttaaatgttagggactaaaaaagttttttttgaaaatgttagggaccaatttgacaaattttccaatttttagtTATACTAAAAATTTCTAAACTAACACATTTTAAGCTAATATTAATGTTGCACCTCCTAAACAAAGGTCCTGACTCCTCTATTGCATAGAGGTAAGTTACCATTGATAACTTAAAGGTATTGACACCATTTTATGAAACCGTTGTCTTTGAATTTTAATTCAAAGAGAAAAGTAGAAGGCAAAGTGGTATTAGAGCAAAGGTTATGAATTCTTACTAGTTAGTGCAATTAATCATTAGATCAGGAGCCTCACAAGTTTCAGTTCAAAATAAGTGGAGGGACAGTGTAATAGAATTAGGTAGAGTGCAAATTGATAATACTGtagtgttaaaaaaaatttaagaaaatgaCTATTTTATCCTTAACTGCTTTAAAATAGAACTCGTGAGGTCTATGACCCTTAACCCTCTAACAGCACCCAACCAGCGACTTGAGGCCCAGTTGTCAATAGCATCGGACCCCGATCCATTTACAGCCCAAGTACACTAAAATTGTTTCCCAAATATCAATTTTATATTTGGAGGTCCAACAAAGGTAAAGTCTATCGAAGTACTATACAGAATCTTTATTGAAGTACAAGAGGAAGATGGAGTCCTAGAAAAACGAGTTTGTTGTACATTAAAACAGTTTCCCAAATGATTTGGAGGTCCAACAAACGTAAAGTCCATCGAATTACTATACAGAATCTTTCTTTAACTACAAGAGGAAGATGGAGTCCTAGAAAAACTGAGTTTGTTGCATGGTTTTTGGATTAGCATGACAAAAGAATCTTGGGATGGATTAGCATCTGAAATATCCTACTACTTACAACCTTCCTTAATTAATGCAAAATTTAGCCCTGTAATTATATCCCAATCCTAATCGGACGAGAAGAaagcaaaatatataaatgtgaCCTTAAGACTCATACCTGCCTTTACAACTGCAGCATTCGTTCATATCAACAGAAATCACAGggtttcttgaagagatattgtATTCCAAAACAGAATTCGCCGCAGTAGAGACAAAAGATTCAACCTTTACGCACTTGTCATCAATGAAGATCGAAGTAGAAAACATCAAGAGCAAAAGGACTTCTCATGCTTTAACCAAATTTTTTGGGCACGTTAGATCAAGAAAGATGGCATCTTCCGAAACAGTAGAGGATGATGATCGCTGGCACGAGCAGGTAGACCTTTCCAAGTTGCTTCTTGGGCCGAAACTTGGTGAAGGGACGCATGGAAAAATTTACCGGGGCAATTACAATGATGAGTCCGTTGCTGTAAAAGTAAGCAAAGTTCCAGATGATCCTGATTGCGATGAAAAAAGGTATATACATGGTACAGTAGAGAAGAAGTTCAACCAAGAATCTGTTCTCTTGCTTCGTCTCCACCACCCGAATGTTTTGAAGTTCGTAGGGGTTTGGAGACAGCCACCAGTTTTTGGGATCATCACTGAATATCTATCAGGGGGTTCCTTGAGATCGTACCTGAACAAGATTGAGCACCAACATAAATCTGTTCCCTTGCCTACAGTAGTCAGTATGGCCTTGGATATTGCTCGTGGGATGGCGTACATTCACTCGCAAGGCATTGTTCACAGGGATCTCAAGCCAGATAACGTACTAATCAGTGAAGATTTCCATCTGAAAATTGCTGATTTTGGTGATGCTTGTGAGGAAGCTCACTGCCATCTTCTTGCTGATCGCGCGGGAACTCTTCGGTGGATGGCCCCTGAGATGATGAAGCAGAAAAAATCCTACAACAGGAAGATTGATGTGTATAGTTTTGGACTAATGTTATGCGAGATGATTTCTGGAACAATTCCGTTCGAAGGCATGGTTCCAGAAACAGTCGTTTTTGGCGTGCTAAACAAAGATCTGCGACCTACAATACCTCAGCATTGTCCTCCTGCAATGAGAGAACTAATAGTGCAGTGCTGGTCCTCCAATCCTGGGAAGAGGCCAGAATTTTGGCAGACTGTCAAAGTTTTGGAGCAGTTTGAGACTTCACTGGCTTCTGAAGGATCCTTGAATAATTTGGTGCTAAATCTCGCTTCTCAGCATGATAAGAAGAGGCTGCTTCTCCATTGGATCCAAAAGCTTGATCCCATTCATCACTCTGATAAATTGATCAACACTGCCTATAATAGAAGGCCAATTATGGTTTCTTGATAATTGCATATTGTAAATTCAGTTAGATTCTATTGTAAATTAGattcttttttaaattgtagCTTGCTGTCTCTATGTTTTAGGCCGCAGGCAGTGAGATGAATTGTTATGTAACCTTGCTTTTATCATCAATAATATACGACGGGACTTTTTCAACTGTAACTACAAATTTCCCTGCAATTCGGTTATCAAACAATTATCCTACTAATTGGTCATTTTTTGCAAGTGTACATGTCCAACGTAgatatttcaaaagaaaatttatcaATTAGTGTGTCTAAATTCTGAAGTGTTACGTTATCAAACAAATTGCAGAACCTCCTTGACTCAAAGCAAATTCAATCAATTGTAGTATGTATTTATATCAGACATGAAAAGGTGAGTGGATTTCTCAAAAGACCTTAACGTGTATTCTATACACATATTGCACATGTTAGTTAGATTTCTTCAGTCTTACTGACTAGGAAAGTTGAGTTCTGGATTCTAGATGGATGTTTATCAGCAAAGCTGAAAATAGTGCTTCCTCCTGTGAATAAGACTAAGCTCTCAAAGTCATAAATTTGTGCAGCAGCGGTGGGGAATGAATCATCTGTATATGAAATAACTGTCCTCCCGTCATTCCAACATGTTCACAATTTGATTCATGGTTGGCCTGGCATGTAAGAGAGGCTGAACAGAAAGAATAGCTGCCAGAACATGTTTCTCCATTACTTCTGGGGGGTCTATATCAAGCAACTTTTCATCATTAATTCCCAGAGCTCGACCTTCCCTCACAAGTGACTATGCCAATCTGTCAAAAGCAAAGCCTGATGATCTTTGTTAATCGAAATAACTGCTTCCTTGCCACTCAAGAGCTGAAGAAGAACAGACCCAACAGTGTAAACGTGACTTTTCTCTGTTAATTGGCCATATGAAGCGTATTCTAGAGTTACATAGCTTAATGTACCAGCTACCCTTGTACTAAAATGTGAGAATCCATCTCGGTTAAACTGTGCCACAAATGGAGC contains:
- the LOC113760194 gene encoding serine/threonine-protein kinase HT1-like; the encoded protein is MTLNPLTAPNQRLEAQLSIASDPDPFTAQHSFISTEITGFLEEILYSKTEFAAVETKDSTFTHLSSMKIEVENIKSKRTSHALTKFFGHVRSRKMASSETVEDDDRWHEQVDLSKLLLGPKLGEGTHGKIYRGNYNDESVAVKVSKVPDDPDCDEKRYIHGTVEKKFNQESVLLLRLHHPNVLKFVGVWRQPPVFGIITEYLSGGSLRSYLNKIEHQHKSVPLPTVVSMALDIARGMAYIHSQGIVHRDLKPDNVLISEDFHLKIADFGDACEEAHCHLLADRAGTLRWMAPEMMKQKKSYNRKIDVYSFGLMLCEMISGTIPFEGMVPETVVFGVLNKDLRPTIPQHCPPAMRELIVQCWSSNPGKRPEFWQTVKVLEQFETSLASEGSLNNLVLNLASQHDKKRLLLHWIQKLDPIHHSDKLINTAYNRRPIMVS